Proteins from a genomic interval of Channa argus isolate prfri chromosome 11, Channa argus male v1.0, whole genome shotgun sequence:
- the LOC137136637 gene encoding gamma-glutamyl hydrolase isoform X1 — MSCTGFSAFVYLCFVGCFCCSKAMPTTVNQEAVNDRPVIGILTQLVSDEAMQPFGRTYIPSSYVKYLESGGSRVMPIRLTLTTAEYENIFQKINGLILIGGAADLEKSDFAKVAKIFYRLAVMANDAGDFFPIWGTCMGMQLLTVLVAQENLLECTTAENIAMPLNLTTEGTSSRMFKDFPDELMKALTSEPLTGNFHRFGVTVKTFQENERLHNFFSLLSTNVAENGVHFVSTIEGKRYPFYGVQWHPEVNRFQWNRKLNFPHSRHAVQLSSLLAEFFVNEGRRSLHQFDNPEEEDSSLIYNYTPVYAANFTAYQQIYFF, encoded by the exons ATGTCCTGCACTGGGTTTTCAGCATTTGTGTACTTATGTTTTGTCGGCTGCTTCTGTTGCAGCAAAGCTATGCCAACTACGGTCAACCAGGAGGCTGTGAATGACAGGCCTGTGATTG GTATTTTGACCCAGTTAGTTTCAGATGAAGCCATGCAACCATTCGGGAGGACCTACATACCTTCCTCCTATGTGAAATACCTGGAGTCTGGGGGCAGCAGAGTCATGCCCATCAG ACTGACTCTCACTACTGctgaatatgaaaatatctTCCAGAAGATAAATGG CTTGATCTTAATTGGAGGAGCTGCAGACTTGGAGAAATCTGACTTTGCCAAGGTGGCCAAGATTTTCTACAGACTCGCTGTGATG GCCAATGATGCAGGGGATTTCTTCCCGATATGGGGTACATGCATGGGCATGCAGCTACTGACTGTGCTAGTGGCTCAAGAAAATCTGCTGGAATGCACCACAGCTGAGAACATAGCGATGCCCCTCAATCTTACCACAG AGGGAACATCCAGTAGGATGTTTAAGGATTTCCCAGATGAGCTTATGAAGGCTTTGACCAGTGAACCTCTGACTGGAAATTTTCATCGCTTTGGAGTAACAGTAAAG ACTTTCCAGGAAAATGAGAGGCTGCACAATTTCTTCTCCCTCCTGTCTACAAACGTTGCAGAGAACGGAGTCCACTTTGTCTCAACAATAGAAG GTAAGAGGTATCCCTTCTATGGAGTGCAGTGGCACCCAGAGGTGAATCGGTTTCAGTGGAACAGAAAACTGAACTTTCCTCACTCCCGTCACGCTGTTCAGCTTTCGTCTTTGCTGGCTGAATTTTTTGTCAATGAAG GGAGGAGAAGTTTACATCAGTTTGACAATCCTGAGGAGGAGGATTCGTCACTGATTTACAACTACACGCCTGTCTATGCTGCAAACTTCACAGCGTATCAGCAGATCTATTTCTTCTGA
- the ostf1 gene encoding osteoclast-stimulating factor 1: protein MSKPPPKPAKPGQVKVFRALFTFDPRTPDELYFEEGDILYVSDTSDTNWWKGTCRGRTGLIPSNYVAEQAESIDNPMHEAAKRGNLSWLRECLENKVGINGLDKAGNTALYWGCHGGHKDVVELLLSELNVELNQQNKLGDTALHAAAWKGYSDIVEMLLNKNARIDIRNNENKLALEMATNAQCASLLKRKQGSNVTRTHSNAEEYLDDEDSD from the exons ATGTCGAAGCCCCCGCCTAAGCCGGCCAAACCAG GCCAAGTCAAGGTGTTTAGAGCATTGTTCACTTTTGACCCCAGAACG cCAGACGAACTGTACTTTGAGGAGGGGGACATCTTGTACGTCTCAGACACA AGTGACACTAATTGGTGGAAGGGGACATGCAGAGGAAGGACAGGACTAATTCCAAGTAACTATG tGGCTGAGCAGGCAGAGTCTATTGACAATCCAATGCATGAAGCAGCCAAACGAG GAAATTTGAGCTGGCTGAGGGAATGTTTGGAGAACAAGGTTGGAATCAACGGGCTGGATAAAGCTGGAAACACTGCCCTCTACTGGGGATGCCATGGGGGACATAaag ATGTTGTTGAGCTGTTGCTAAGCGAACTTAATGTGGAGCTCAACCAGCAG AATAAACTTGGGGACACGGCTCTGCATGCTGCTGCCTGGAAGGGTTATTCTGACATTGTGGAAATGTTACTGAACAAGA ATGCCAGGATAGACATCAGGAACAATGAGAACAAGCTGGCTCTGGAAATGGCCACCAATGCCCAGTGTGCTTCACTGCTCAAAAGGAAACAAGGAAGCA ATGTCACCCGCACACACAGCAACGCTGAGGAGTATTTGGACGATGAGGACTCGGACTGA
- the nmrk1 gene encoding nicotinamide riboside kinase 1 → MKTLIVGVGGISNGGKSTLSKGLHQKIPNCCIIAQDSYFKDESDIPVDNNGFKQYDMLDALKMDTMMRDVASWQRDPKSFLRQRGLSNTLRDGTEVFVLIVEGFLIFNHRPLNVLFEKRYFMEIPYHVCKIRRSSRVYSPPDPPGYFDGHVWPMYLKNRQEMEGMVSGIVFLDGLKSKEELLAAVNDDIRQEIERLREKD, encoded by the exons ATGAAGACATTAATTGTCGGAGTAGGAGG GATATCCAATGGGGGAAAATCTACTCTTTCTAAGGGTCTACACCAGAAGATACCCAACTGCTGCATCATTGCACAGGATTCATATTTTAAG gatGAGTCTGACATACCAGTGGACAACAATGGGTTTAAACAATATGACA TGCTTGATGCTCTTAAAATGGACACAATGATGAGAGATGTGGCTTCATGGCAGAGAGACCCTAAATCGTTCCTGAGGCAGCGAGGCCTGAGCAACACACTAAGGGATGGCACCGAAGTGTTTGTGCTGATAGTGGAAGGCTTCCTCATTTTTAACCACAG GCCCCTGAATGTGTTATTTGAAAAAAGATATTTCATGGAAATACCTTATCATGTCTGCAAAATAAGACGAAG TTCAAGAGTGTATTCGCCTCCTGATCCTCCTGGCTACTTTGACGGACACGTGTGGCCAATGTACCTAAAAAACCGCCAGGAAATGGAGGGAATGGTGTCTGGAATTG TATTTCTGGATGGACTAAAATCAAAGGAAGAACTGCTAGCTGCTGTGAACGACGATATTCGTCAGGAAATAGAAAGGCTCAGGG agAAAGATTGA
- the LOC137136637 gene encoding gamma-glutamyl hydrolase isoform X2 codes for MPTTVNQEAVNDRPVIGILTQLVSDEAMQPFGRTYIPSSYVKYLESGGSRVMPIRLTLTTAEYENIFQKINGLILIGGAADLEKSDFAKVAKIFYRLAVMANDAGDFFPIWGTCMGMQLLTVLVAQENLLECTTAENIAMPLNLTTEGTSSRMFKDFPDELMKALTSEPLTGNFHRFGVTVKTFQENERLHNFFSLLSTNVAENGVHFVSTIEGKRYPFYGVQWHPEVNRFQWNRKLNFPHSRHAVQLSSLLAEFFVNEGRRSLHQFDNPEEEDSSLIYNYTPVYAANFTAYQQIYFF; via the exons ATGCCAACTACGGTCAACCAGGAGGCTGTGAATGACAGGCCTGTGATTG GTATTTTGACCCAGTTAGTTTCAGATGAAGCCATGCAACCATTCGGGAGGACCTACATACCTTCCTCCTATGTGAAATACCTGGAGTCTGGGGGCAGCAGAGTCATGCCCATCAG ACTGACTCTCACTACTGctgaatatgaaaatatctTCCAGAAGATAAATGG CTTGATCTTAATTGGAGGAGCTGCAGACTTGGAGAAATCTGACTTTGCCAAGGTGGCCAAGATTTTCTACAGACTCGCTGTGATG GCCAATGATGCAGGGGATTTCTTCCCGATATGGGGTACATGCATGGGCATGCAGCTACTGACTGTGCTAGTGGCTCAAGAAAATCTGCTGGAATGCACCACAGCTGAGAACATAGCGATGCCCCTCAATCTTACCACAG AGGGAACATCCAGTAGGATGTTTAAGGATTTCCCAGATGAGCTTATGAAGGCTTTGACCAGTGAACCTCTGACTGGAAATTTTCATCGCTTTGGAGTAACAGTAAAG ACTTTCCAGGAAAATGAGAGGCTGCACAATTTCTTCTCCCTCCTGTCTACAAACGTTGCAGAGAACGGAGTCCACTTTGTCTCAACAATAGAAG GTAAGAGGTATCCCTTCTATGGAGTGCAGTGGCACCCAGAGGTGAATCGGTTTCAGTGGAACAGAAAACTGAACTTTCCTCACTCCCGTCACGCTGTTCAGCTTTCGTCTTTGCTGGCTGAATTTTTTGTCAATGAAG GGAGGAGAAGTTTACATCAGTTTGACAATCCTGAGGAGGAGGATTCGTCACTGATTTACAACTACACGCCTGTCTATGCTGCAAACTTCACAGCGTATCAGCAGATCTATTTCTTCTGA